The genome window ACCGTAATCGCCGGCGCTATTCTCGCCGACGTCGGAAAGCTGCTAGAGTACGAGATCGTCGACGGCCAGGCCCGACAAAGTCCGCGCGGCAAAGCGCTCCGACACCCATTTACGGGCGTCGCCGTCGCGATGGAGTGCGGAGTTCCTGACGCCGTCTGCCACATCATCGCGGCACACGCGGCAGAAGGCGATCTCGTGACACGCTCCACGGAAGCGATCATCGTGCATCATGCCGACTTCATGAGCTACCTGCCCTTCAAGAATCTCGCGGGCTAGCCCAAATCGCAAAACACTCTAAGAGGAAGTCTGACTATGTCCGGTACGATTACAGAAACGATGTCCCGCTGGGCGGCTGATCTGCAGTTTGAAGACATTGGTGAGCGTGCTGTGGCCGAGGCCAGACGCTACCTGCTCGATTCGCTGGGCTGCGCACTTGGGGGTCTCCAGCAAGAGGACGCGCATATCGCGCTCAAAGTGCTCACCAGAACCGGTGGCAACGGGAAGGCGACCGTTATCGGCACGGGAAAGAAAACAGATCCCGTGACGGCTTCGCTCGCCAACGCGCTGATGGTCCGCGTGATGGATTATAACGACATCTACTGGCAGCAGGACCCGTCGCATCCGTCCGATATCATCCCGGCCGCGATGGCGTGTGGAGAACGAGCCAGTGGCACGGGCAAAGACCTCATCGTCGGAATTGTGCTCGGTCACGAGTTCGAAATGCGTCTGTGTGAGGCCGCTTTTCCCGGCATCCGCGAACGAGGATGGCACCACGCGACACTGACGGCCTTCGTCTCTCCCATTGTGGCAGGCAGGATGCTCGACATGTCATGGGACAAAATCCAGCACGCTATTGGCATCTCGGCCTCCCGCCACGCGACACTCGGCGCCGTCACGGCCGGGAAGCTCACGATGATGAAGAATACTGTCGATCCGATGGCGACGCAGAGTGGAGTTCTGGCAGCGCTGCTGGCGGAGGAAGGTTATACCGGACCGGAGCATGTCATCGATGGCAAAGAGGGGCTGGTCCACTGCTTCGGTCCTGAGTGGAAACTGAATATCCTGGTCGATGGACTGGGTGACTCGTGGCGGATCGAACGGTGCGGCATGAAGGCCTTCCCAACGGAAGCGCTGACGCATACACCGATCTCGGCTGTGCTTGACCTTGTTATTGACAATGATCTGGCACCCGATGACATCGACACCGTCACCATTCATTCACTCGCCCGCGCCGCGGACATCCTGGCCGACCCATCCAAGTATGACCCAAGAAGTAAGGAAACGGCCGACCACAGCCTGCCCTACGTCATTGCGGCTGCCATCGTGGACCGGCAGGTCACACCTGCGCAGTTCACCCAGGAGCGGATTCTCGCAGAAGACATCCGCGCTCAACTCAACAAGGTCAAAGTTGTAGCGGATGAGGAAATCGAAAAGGTGTTTCCGGCGCTGCAACGCGTGGTGGTGAAAATTTTGACGACGGATGGTCGCGAGTTCACAAAGACGCTCGACTACCCGAAGGGAGACCCGCGTAACCCGTTGACCGACAGAGAAATCGAAGACAAGTTTGACGCGCTGGCATCACCCGTGATGTCGATGGAAGCACGGACTCAACTCAAAGACGCAGTCTGGTCTCTGGAAGACATTTCGTCGATATCCGACCTCATGGACCTCTGCAAAGCCGACACCTGGGGGAAATGAACGATGGGACAGACCATCGCCGAGAAGATTGCGAACGCCCACATGACGGCGGGTCCGTCCAGGGCGTTGCGAACCGGAGACGTGGTGTCGCTCAGGCCGCGACACGTGATGACGCATGACAACTCGGCAGCCGTCATCAACAAGTTCACAGCGATAGGGGCGGAACGCATTTTCG of Rhodothermales bacterium contains these proteins:
- a CDS encoding HDIG domain-containing protein → MTEAVDRLWPELAWIQDDTLRENTRLTWKVALDRSPLSPDDLERIPFTLLVPNCPATFMEHKRCVVHIARRSAEAMQEFLGKGLPIDMDTVIAGAILADVGKLLEYEIVDGQARQSPRGKALRHPFTGVAVAMECGVPDAVCHIIAAHAAEGDLVTRSTEAIIVHHADFMSYLPFKNLAG
- a CDS encoding MmgE/PrpD family protein, whose protein sequence is MSGTITETMSRWAADLQFEDIGERAVAEARRYLLDSLGCALGGLQQEDAHIALKVLTRTGGNGKATVIGTGKKTDPVTASLANALMVRVMDYNDIYWQQDPSHPSDIIPAAMACGERASGTGKDLIVGIVLGHEFEMRLCEAAFPGIRERGWHHATLTAFVSPIVAGRMLDMSWDKIQHAIGISASRHATLGAVTAGKLTMMKNTVDPMATQSGVLAALLAEEGYTGPEHVIDGKEGLVHCFGPEWKLNILVDGLGDSWRIERCGMKAFPTEALTHTPISAVLDLVIDNDLAPDDIDTVTIHSLARAADILADPSKYDPRSKETADHSLPYVIAAAIVDRQVTPAQFTQERILAEDIRAQLNKVKVVADEEIEKVFPALQRVVVKILTTDGREFTKTLDYPKGDPRNPLTDREIEDKFDALASPVMSMEARTQLKDAVWSLEDISSISDLMDLCKADTWGK